A window of Catenulispora sp. GP43 contains these coding sequences:
- a CDS encoding Dps family protein, whose product MSSQPRLHQHSAEIQEFGTVTQLPIALSYDARMYSCQRLNRILADTQILYALYKKHHWAMRGPLFHQLHLLLDKHAAAQLELIDVLAERVQTLGGVAVGDPRHTAEITAIPRPPNGVEEVTAMLSRLLEAHEIILTEARDAAARTAAVGDDGTQDALVSQVIRTGETQVWFLAEHLVVTPSDQS is encoded by the coding sequence ATGTCCAGTCAGCCTCGTCTGCATCAACACAGCGCGGAGATCCAGGAGTTCGGGACGGTCACACAGCTGCCGATCGCACTGTCCTACGACGCCCGGATGTACTCCTGCCAGCGTCTCAACCGGATCCTGGCCGATACCCAGATTCTCTACGCGCTCTACAAGAAGCACCACTGGGCAATGCGCGGCCCGCTTTTCCACCAGTTGCACCTGCTGCTCGACAAACACGCCGCAGCACAGCTCGAGCTGATCGACGTGCTGGCTGAACGCGTCCAGACCCTCGGCGGCGTCGCGGTGGGCGACCCCCGGCACACCGCCGAGATCACGGCGATACCGCGTCCGCCGAACGGTGTCGAGGAGGTCACCGCGATGCTGTCGCGCCTGCTCGAAGCCCACGAGATCATCCTCACCGAAGCCCGGGACGCCGCCGCGCGCACCGCCGCCGTGGGTGATGACGGCACCCAGGACGCCCTCGTCTCGCAGGTGATCCGTACCGGGGAGACCCAGGTGTGGTTCCTCGCGGAGCACCTGGTCGTCACGCCGTCGGACCAGAGCTGA
- a CDS encoding WhiB family transcriptional regulator has product MKPLNVRPLLDEWDWQTRAACRGMDASVFFSPVYERGDARRRREQRAKTVCRGCPVQGPCATFATRTAQAFGVWGGLTETDRGHTRRPT; this is encoded by the coding sequence ATGAAGCCGTTGAACGTCAGGCCGCTGCTCGACGAGTGGGACTGGCAGACGCGCGCCGCCTGCCGCGGCATGGACGCCTCGGTGTTCTTCTCCCCGGTCTACGAACGGGGAGACGCCCGCCGCAGGCGGGAACAGCGGGCCAAGACCGTCTGCCGCGGGTGCCCTGTCCAGGGCCCCTGCGCGACCTTCGCGACGCGCACGGCCCAGGCCTTCGGGGTCTGGGGCGGGCTCACCGAAACCGACCGCGGCCACACCCGGCGACCGACCTGA